A stretch of Telopea speciosissima isolate NSW1024214 ecotype Mountain lineage chromosome 11, Tspe_v1, whole genome shotgun sequence DNA encodes these proteins:
- the LOC122644694 gene encoding glutathione S-transferase L1-like: WNDKVSIVYCKFSIFTPVCYLIDIFFSLFFFWVDVSYCRLYINYLCPYAQRAWITRNIKGLQDKITLVGIDLQNRPIWYKEKVNPTNKVPALEHNNKITGESLDLIKYIDSNFEGLVLLPDDPKKREYGEELITYTDTFNKSVFTSIKDASAEDGAPFDYIENALSKFGDGPFFLGQFSQVDIAYVPFVERFQLLLLDIKKYDITLGRPKLATWIEEMNKIEAYKQTKRNPQELVAVLKRHLFGKQPSSFTATLKC; encoded by the exons TGGAACGACAAGGTAAGTATTGTTTACtgtaaattttccatttttacccctgtATGTTATTtaattgacatttttttttctctatttttcttttgggttgatGTTTCTTACTGCAGGTTGTACATAAATTATCTATGCCCATATGCACAGCGCGCTTGGATTACTCGGAATATTAAG GGATTGCAAGACAAGATCACTTTGGTTGGCATTGACCTTCAAAATAGGCCTATTTGGTACAAGGAAAAAGTTAACCCTACCAATAAG GTCCCTGCATTGgaacacaacaacaaaattACAGGAGAAAGCCTTGATTTGATCAAATATATAGACAGCAACTTTGAAGGGCTTGTCCTTCTCCCTGAT GATCCTAAAAAGAGAGAGTATGGAGAGGAGCTGATAACTTATACAGACACCTTCAATAAATCTGTGTTCACTTCAATTAAAGATGCAAGTGCTGAAGATG GTGCTCCTTTTGATTACATAGAAAATGCTCTCTCCAAATTTGGTGATGGACCTTTCTTCCTTGGTCAGTTTAGTCAG GTGGATATAGCCTATGTTCCATTTGTTGAAAGATTTCAGCTTCTTTTATTGGATATAAAGAAGTATGACATCACATTAGGCAGGCCAAAGCTAGCAACATGGATTGAG GAGATGAACAAGATTGAGGCTTACAAACAAACCAAACGTAATCCCCAAGAGCTAGTTGCAGTCTTGAAGAGACATCTTTTTGGTAAGCAACCTTCCTCCTTTACTGCAACTCTAAAAT